From Aegilops tauschii subsp. strangulata cultivar AL8/78 chromosome 5, Aet v6.0, whole genome shotgun sequence:
atcatgAACTTTTTCCAATTTTACGGACCTTTTAAAACATTTGCCTTTTTTTAGAAAAAAGACTGAACTTTTTCGAGTTCTCGGTTTTTTGAAACCATGAACTTTATTTAAAACTGCaacttttcaaatttgtgaactttttgaAATTTATGAGCTTATTCAAATTCTTTGTGAAGTGAACAGGACAAATGGTCAATTGTCAATTGGTCCAACGGCCAGTGGTTAAAATGCCAAACTGTCATCTGGCGCGAGCTACGATCGAGCGAGCCAGAGAGCCGCTGTAGAAGCTTTCAATGGGTCGGCGCAACCGGGGCAATCGCATGAGCGCCGCTTCTCCTAACTTTTGCAAAAGGCGCTGGTTAGGAGGTCTCGTCGTGGTCTAGTCAGGAGAAACGCCACTTCGGGCGGCACAGCTTGCGCCACAGCCCCCTGTGCGGTTCAACTCCAGCAAGACAACCAAATAATGGAGTTGCCTCAAAACAGAAAAAATAAAAACAGGAGCTGCGTATAAAAAAAtttgtcgccgccgccgccgcgcacggcACGGCACTGATGCTGCCACACCGCATCACCCCCCGCGGCGTCGATGGCGCGTTGGCCGCGGCGCACTCATCCTCAGGTGCACCTGTCGTCAGCAGGCCGGGTTGCGTACCGCGTCGCGATCCAGGCAGGCAGAGGCAGGTGAGGGGAGCACGCACGTTCGGCTCCTCAAGCCCACGCCATTTCCACCAACAACACACAGCAGGTGAGGGGTTCACCTTCCACCGACGAACACATTCCTGCTTGCCGCTGCGTGTGTTGCTTGCTACACGTACGTACCACTACTTCCAGTTCCAGATGCCCAGCCCACGCGTTGCGCTTGTCACAGGCGACTGCGCAAGCTAGCTGGGCGGCAAACAAGCCACggtaacaaataaaataaaattacgggggagatcgccgtcgccgccaggaggaggaggaggaggaggaggggcctGAGCCAGGACAACCCAACGGCGGTGAGCGCAGAAACCAGACAGCGGGCACGTGAAGGGGAGATCCGTGGCTCGCGTCCGTGTCTCGACCCCACTCGCGAGCACCAGCACGGCCCAGGTGCAGCGCCCGTAGGACTCAGGTCTGAGGCACCCAAATGCACGTTGGACTCACTCAGGCGCTGTCGCTTTGCTCGAGATATGTTGCGTTCCCTGCCATCTTTGTCCCGGACACAAGCCGGTGGTCCATCCACTGATCACAACTATAGGTAGATGCTTGTGCCAAAAACACACGGCCAGATCGATGCTCATGCTGTGCTACCGCCGCCGTTGGGGCCTACTACCGCATTTGCTTACCACAGGATGAAACTCGCGCTCGCCCGTGGCAAGCTATGCTTTGCTGTTTTACCAACCACTGAACTGAACAGCAGCTGGATCCCTCATCTGAGGTGTCCGCCGCCGAGAGATTGACGATAAAGCAGCATCAAGCAAAGTCAAATCACATTCACACCCATTGGGTCGATAATATACTAAACACGATCTGCTTAATTGCTACTGCTCTACTTAGTTGGAGCAAGCATCTATCTGTAGTTAGTTAGTACTCTACATATACACCTGCCTTTTGTCCGTTCTTGGGTGAGTTGATTCGCACAGCTGTCTTCCTACATGAACAATGCGAGCACATGGCGGGCACCAGGAGAAAGACGGAACGGAAGAGACAAATCACAGTTCGCAACCTTATATTTTAAGCACAAGGAAGAATGTACCAAAGATCTTGAGAAGAACATGAATCATCAAGCCATGCATGTATATGTATAGTTGTACCAAAACCCTTTTTTCCTACAACACTTTTAACTTTTAACCCATCCAATGATCCAAATGCAACCTTCTTCACTCCAGAACCCCGTTAGACAAAATGAAACAAACAGACGCAAAGAATGACCAACAAAAACAAAAACGTTCCTATACATACACAGACAGAAGATCATAGCCTTCGAGTATAAACaattcttttttcttcttcttccttggacCGGACACACCAACAACCACCGGTTTTACATTCCCCACCAATTATTCCATAGTAGTATAATAGTAATAAACAAAAAAAAGAACAGCAAACAATATCGTGGACGGCTGGCAGGCTCCAAGCAAGCAAGCAAAGCCCAGCCCAGCTCCCCGCCGTCACCTCGTTTCGGGCCGTGTTTCGGTGTCAACCAATCATGAGATCAATCTTCTTCCGAATCCTTCCTCCATCCTTCTACTGGCAGCTCGCTAATCGCGATCGCTGACCAAAGACGCCAGCAATTCTGCACGTTGCCTCCAACAACTTGCCTGCACCAATTTTTTAATGGAACAAGTTAAGCATAATATGATTGTTGAACTAACAGCATGGAATGAGTGGTTCACACGTAGCGACAGCAGTGCTGCTGCACCGACGGTGGCATGGGCACGGGAGTTGGGGAATCGACGTCTGATTACGCCAATTCGCAAAAGTGTTTATGTTTATTTATATATAACATAACAGACGCGCTATCAAATCAGCATCGGATGCCTGCTGCCTACTATGTGGTTTTTTCACGCGAaaggagcttgcatattttgacATCTTGTCTATGCTAGGGACATGGCAACGGCTGCCGGTGACCTAGCTTCAAAGCCTAGCTAGAAAAGAGGAATAATTTTGTGTGCAAGGTGGAATGGCCTCTCTCATGTCGAAATCGCAGGAAATCAGAGGAGGTTGTGATTCACAGGCTATTGGGAGGTGGACGATATCTTCTAAATCAAGAGCCACGGCTGGCTATGAAAAGGAGTGGCTACAAGGAACGGGATAGCTTTCCTCGCTTTATCATCACACAGAGACTAGAACTCAACACCAAGTTTTGTCCAAGCCAATGTGTCCAAAGGTCTAAATAGCCGGTCATCTGATTTCACAATGGATGCTATCTGTAGGCAATACGTACCATATACATAAACCGAGGTCGGGTCTACAAATAATGGCCCAAATCATTGGCACCTAAGGGTCTTCACATCAATACCACACAGGAGTTATCTATACTAAGTTTTGATTCTTAACATAGAATATGCTACAAGAATTATTGGTTACATGTGCAGGGTTTAATCATGTGTCAATAATCTCATAAAGGCGCACGGGTTCGGCCCTTGCCAGTCACTCATTCCATAACCATTTGGACCTACCATTACACCAAACTAGTGCTAAGACAGCAAGGATATGAGTGACCAAGGCTTGAGCATCAGGCTTTGGTCTGCTGCTTTTGGGAAAGCTATGAATTGTTGCTCATGCTTAGGGCGTGAAGAAGACACAGGCCAGATATCTGAGCTGATCTTGCTTGCAGCCCCAGTAACAGCATCAATCAGGAGACGGTGAAGAAGACAGTGACCCACCAACACACCACACCACAGGCGTGGTGAGGTTTAGCTCAGTTATTCTACCCCAATGGTTTCTAATACTACCCTCCAGGTTTCCAGAGTCGATGCCAATGGATTTCTCAACAAAAATTCCAATCGGCTGGCCAATTGGGCATCACAAGTGTGATAAAATCGCCGGAGTATTTAATTTGTGGCTGCATAAAACTCCAAGGGAAAACCAATCCTCTGCAGTTTTGGGCGGTACATGACATGGCACATGATGATGGGCAGGGCACCGACAGGGCCATGAGCAGAGGACGCCAGGACGGAACCCTAATTGCTCACCACCAACCAATCGATAGATTAACCCGCGCCGCACTCACCGGTACCCTCACCGGCAATATTCTAGCCGTCAACGGCGCAACCAGCATTGAGGTTAATCAATTGGGGCAGCTTCATCTACTACTAACCGGAGTAGAATCTAGGTTGAGGACTGTAAATTTTCGGTGGCAATGATGTGGTGGTACAGTACTAAGCAGGCTAGTTATGATGCTAATTTAATAATAATGGGGGAGGTGCGGAGTGGGGTTCAGATCTGGGGGGTACTGACCTCGCCGGAGCTTGCTCTTCCTGGAGCCGGTGACGGCGGGCGCCTTCCTGTCCGGGGCGGACACCGGCGTGGCCGGCTTCTTGTCGTCCTCCGGGAGCAGCACAGCGTCGATGCCCTGCACCGAGATCCTGCCGTCCGTGTAGATGTCCGGGTCGAAGAGGTAGGCGGAGCCCTCGCCCTGCCCGAACTTGACGGAGCCGTCCGCCTCCCGCGCCACCACCTTGTGCGGCAGCCGCAGCGTGTCGTACCGCACCTTGCCGAACCGGCGGACGGCGTTGTACATGCTCTCCTCCGTCTGGTACTCCGGGATCATGTGGTAGTACAGGATGTTCTCCGGCGACCCGGGCTCGCTGAGCTGGTCCGTGGTCAGCCGcgccatggcctcgtcgttgggGGCCAGCACGGTGAGCACGTACCCCTCGGAGACGAGCCGGCCCATCTCGGTGGCCAGCGAGGTGAGGTTGACGAGGATGTCGGCGAGCTCGTTGTACCCGCCGTAGAGGACCAGGGTCTGGATGAAGTCCTTGACCTGGCTGTGGCCGTCGAAGTGGTGCTTCCCGTTGCCCGGgccgggcgcgggcgcgggggcgatggaggggccgggggccaTGGCGTCCCACACGGGGAGCACGGGGGGCGCGCCGGGGAGGACCGGCGGCGCGGGCTTCTTGAGGCGGTGCGTCCTGGGGTCGACCTCGGGCGCGCCGGTGGGGAGCACGGCCGAGATCGCGGCGAGGCTGCGGCGGCGGTTGAAGTCCTCCTGCACGGAGCGGGGGACGAGGAGGCGCTCGATGCCGTGGATGACGCCGTCGGGCCTGAGCACGGCGTCGGGGCGCGTGACGGCGGCGTGGGCGACGCGCATGGATCCGTtggcgccggcggcgagctcgaCGTCCTCGCCGGAGAGCGTGGGGTGGGAGGCCGCGGGCCAGGACCCCGCCGGGTGGCGCGCCGGGAGGACGTGGAAGAGGAGCAGCGTCTGGAGCGACTTGAGGTTGCGGGGCTCGAGCAGGAAGCGCTTGAACTCCGGGTCGAGGTCCCGCTCCAGCGCCTCGTTCCGGGGCGCGAAGATGGTGACGTTGTGGCGGCCCACGGCGTCCTCCAGCGTCTGCAGCAGCAGCGCCTTCTCCACCAGCTCCGCCAGCTCCGTGTAGTGCGAGTCCAGCAGCGCCACCAGCACCGAGTTGGAGTTCACCCCCGCCCCGGACGCGTTCACGACGGCCGCCGCGGCCGCCACCACCACCCCGTCGCCACCGCCAGCGGCGGCCACGGCGGGCAATGTGGGTTCCTCCGGCCGCGCCGTctcagcggcggcggcgcccgcgGCCAGCGCGAGCGCGAAGAGGAGCACGGCGCCGTACGCCGGCGCACCCATGGCGGAGCGCCTCTGCTCTGCCACGCGGCCCGCTGTAGCtgcccctgctgctgctgctgctgctcgtcggcggcggcggattTCTTGGATTTGCGGTGGTGGCTGGCTGCTGCTCCAGCTAGCAAGCTCCTGGGGAGGGGGGGAGAGGGGAGTAACTATATGGTGTTGGGTGGTGTGAGCTTTTCTTCCCCCTCTTTTGTttagtggtctagagagagaaaGAGGGAGAGCGAGAGACGGCCGGCCAGACAGCGAAAGAGAGAGTGAGCTTTGCTTATAaccgaagagagagagagagcatagGAGGAAGACGCGGCGTAGTTGGTGGTGGGCGGGCACAGGCTGGCCGGCGGGCCCGGCCCGAGCAAGTGTCGGTCGGTCGGTCAGTCGGTGTGCGCTGCTGCCTGGCCGCGCCGCACCGCACACAACTCAAGGTTCGGTTGGCAGCACGTCGTCAGCGGCCCGTGCCGTGCCGAGCGGCGGCGACGTACGCAACTTTTTTGTTTTGGCCGTGAGGTCTCCCGCCTTTCGCGCGCCTCCGCTCACGGCTCGCCCCCACCTTTCCGCCTCCCGCGGCCACGCAGGCGAGCCCAGCGACCGGGTTTCTATTCCCGGGGACCTAGACGTGAAAAAAACTCCAGCCACCCGCCGCCCCCATCCTccgcaagagagagagagaaaaagaaaaactcgAGCCATCGGCATCGATGCGATTCGGTTGGGGCGGCGCGTCCGGTGCAGGGGAGGTGGTGGTTCCGCGGCCGGGCTCGGTGGGGCGCCGCCGTCCTGCGTGGGAGTCTCCCGGGTCCTGAAGATCCGTCGTCGAGGGTACCGTAGCTCCTTCCTCCTGCTTCTTTCTTCCGATGTTTCTTTCCTTCCTCGTAATAATGCATTGTGGATGTTCGGCCATAGCAATGGCGATGATGTTTTAGGGGCGCGGCGGGCATCTGATTTTGCGGTTTCTGCGGATTTCAGGGAGGGGTTTCGGTGTTACTGTTTGATCATGCTGGGTGGCTGTCTGTGGCAGAGGGGGTGGAATGCTGATTCTTTGGGGAGGAATTGATTGAGGCAGTAGGTCGCTGATTTGATAACAACAATAGTTCAGTGTGGTTGTGTCTGAAGAAGAGGAGCATTTTTTCCCTTTGATTTAGTGCTTTTTCCTGCGGCCGCCGGCGGCAAGCAAGCATAGAGTGGCCATGGAGCATATTATCGCGGGCAAGTTTAAGCTTGGGAGGAAGATTGGGAGTGGCTCGTTTGGGGAGCTGTACCTTGGTA
This genomic window contains:
- the LOC109769099 gene encoding fasciclin-like arabinogalactan protein 16; translated protein: MGAPAYGAVLLFALALAAGAAAAETARPEEPTLPAVAAAGGGDGVVVAAAAAVVNASGAGVNSNSVLVALLDSHYTELAELVEKALLLQTLEDAVGRHNVTIFAPRNEALERDLDPEFKRFLLEPRNLKSLQTLLLFHVLPARHPAGSWPAASHPTLSGEDVELAAGANGSMRVAHAAVTRPDAVLRPDGVIHGIERLLVPRSVQEDFNRRRSLAAISAVLPTGAPEVDPRTHRLKKPAPPVLPGAPPVLPVWDAMAPGPSIAPAPAPGPGNGKHHFDGHSQVKDFIQTLVLYGGYNELADILVNLTSLATEMGRLVSEGYVLTVLAPNDEAMARLTTDQLSEPGSPENILYYHMIPEYQTEESMYNAVRRFGKVRYDTLRLPHKVVAREADGSVKFGQGEGSAYLFDPDIYTDGRISVQGIDAVLLPEDDKKPATPVSAPDRKAPAVTGSRKSKLRRGKLLEATCRIAGVFGQRSRLASCQ